In a single window of the Elaeis guineensis isolate ETL-2024a chromosome 4, EG11, whole genome shotgun sequence genome:
- the LOC105037741 gene encoding uncharacterized protein has product MQRQSLGSPGAKLQMNGVAGGGDKEERRRSAPGAGAAAAAAEEEEQIKAEKLIRSSSRTERSIHLIPLLTVLCLLLLYLISHDPTPKELEKLGGDARLLFDNAESATEIGRNIGAGIGGVAAIRSHRGLKEARKLRHRKLGRLF; this is encoded by the exons ATGCAGCGGCAGTCGCTCGGGTCGCCGGGCGCGAAGCTCCAAATGAACGGAGTAGCCGGCGGGGGGGACAAGGAGGAGAGGCGGAGGAGCGCCCCTGGAGCGggagcggcggcggcggcggcggaggaggaggagcagatCAAGGCGGAGAAGCTGATCCGATCGAGCTCCAGGACGGAGAGATCCATCCATCTCATCCCTCTCCTCACCGTTCTCTGTTTGCTTCTCCTCTACCTCATCTCCCACGACCCCACACCCAAAG AATTGGAAAAGCTCGGCGGCGACGCCCGTCTTCTGTTCGACAACG CGGAATCGGCGACGGAGATCGGGCGAAATATCGGGGCGGGGATCGGCGGCGTGGCGGCTATTCGGAGCCATCGGGGGCTGAAGGAGGCGAGGAAGCTCCGGCACCGGAAGCTAGGCAGGTTGTTCTAA